The nucleotide window GACGCGCGCCACAAGCAGCGGCAGGGTTAAGTCCGGCGCGACGCTTGATGCGTCCTGTCGGCATTGGCTAACATAGCGGGTTTCCCGCGCTGAGGACTGGAGTTGGGTTTATGGCCCGTATTGCTGGCGTCAACATTCCGGTAAACAAGCACACGGTAATTGGCCTTACGTCTATTTATGGCGTCGGTCACAGTCGGGCGCAGGTGATCTGCGCGGCGACGGGTGTTGCGCCGGATCGCAAGATCAAGGACCTGACGGAGCAGGAGCTCGAGGCTCTGCGCACCGAGATCGGCAAGTACATCGTGGAGGGCGACCTGCGTCGCTCGGTAGCGATGGACATCAAACGGCTCACCGATATGGGGAGCTATCGTGGGTTGCGCCATCGTCGCGGGCTGCCGGTTCGCGGGCAGCAAACGCGTACCAATGCGCGTACCCGAAAGGGTCCTCGGCGTGGTCCCGGCAAGTAAGCCGGCCTCCCGTTTAGCTCTTTAGACTTCGTAGGACAGACGCAATGGCGAAACCGACCAGCAGCCGTGGGCGCAAACGCGCCAAGCGCACCGTAGTTGACGGCGTGGCTCATATCCACGCTTCGTTCAACAACACCATCATCACCATCACCGACCGGCAGGGCAACGCTCTGGCCTGGGCCAGTTCCGGTGGCAGCGGTTTCCGCGGCTCCCGCAAGAGCACCCCGTTCGCCGCCCAGGTGGCGTCCGAGCGCGCCGGTCGCGCGGCGCTGGATTATGGCCTGAAGAACCTCGAAGTCGAGGTCAAGGGACCCGGGCCGGGCCGCGAGTCCGCCGTGCGCGCGCTGAACAACGTCGGCTACCGCATCACCAATATTGCGGACGTCACGCCGATTCCGCATAACGGCTGCCGCCCGCCCAAGAAGCGGCGCGTGTAAGGCAAGGGGACGAATCATGGCGAGGTATATCGGTCCGAAGTGCAAACTCTCGCGTCGCGAGGGCACCGACCTGTTTTTGAAGAGCGGCGTACGCCCGCTGGACAGCAAGTGCAAGCTGGAGACTCCTCCGGGTCAGCACGGCTCCCGGCGCACCCGTATCTCCGACTACGGCCTGCAGCTGCGCGAGAAGCAGAAGGTGCGCCGCATGTACGGCGTGCTGGAGCGGCAGTTCCGCAACTATTACGGCGAGGCCGCCCGGCGCCGTGGCGCCACGGGCGAAGAGCTGCTGCGAATGCTGGAGACCCGGCTGGACAACGTGGTCTACCGGCTTGGTTTTGGTTCCACCCGTTCCGAAGCGCGTCAGCTGGTGGCCCATCGCGCCATCCAGGTGAATGGCCGGACCGTGAACATCGCCTCCTTCCAGGTGAAGCCCGGCGATGAGATCGCTGTCAAGGAAAAGGCCCGTAGCCAGGTGCGCATTCAGGCCGCGCTGGAACTGAACCAGCAGAACGGCCTGGTGGACTGGGTCGAGGTGGACGCCAAGAAGATGGTCGGCTCGCTCAAGCGCCGCCCGGACCGTTCGGACCTGTCCGCCGACATCAACGAGCACCTGATCGTCGAGCTGTACTCCAAGTAACGGCGCGGCGCTGATTGTTGCAAGCACCGAGAGGGGACATGCCCATGACGGGTCAGTTCAAGGATTTCCTCAAACCGCGAGTGGTCGACGTACAGGCGATCAACGAGCGTCATGCCAAGATTGCGCTGGAGCCGCTGGAACGTGGTTTCGGCCATACGCTGGGTAATGCCCTGCGGCGCGTGCTTCTGTCTTCCATGCCCGGCTGCGCGGTGGTGGAAGTGGAGATCGAGGGCGTGCTCCATGAGTACACCGCGATCGAGGGTGTGCAGGAAGACGTGGTCGATATCCTTCTCAACCTGAAGGACTTGGCCGTGCGTCTGCATGCCAGTGAAGAGGCCATGCTGAAGCTCTCCAAGAGCGGGCCGGGCGTGGTTACCGCCGCCGACATCGAAGTGGGGCACGATGTGGAGATCATGAACCCGGATCTGGTGATTGCTCACCTGACCAAGTCCGGCGGATTGACCATGAACATCAAGGTCGCGCGTGGTCGCGGTTACGAGCCGGCCACCGCCCGCACCACTGAGGAAGACCGCCCCATCGGTCGCCTGCAGGTGGATGCGAGCTACAGTCCGGTGCGGCGCGTGGCCTACGATGTGGAGAGTGCGCGTGTCGAGCAGCGCACCGACCTGGACAAGCTGGTCATGGATATTGAGACCAACGGCGTGCTGGAGCCGGAAGAAGCCATTCGCTTCGCCGCCTCTGTGCTGCGCGATCAGTTGTCCGTGTTCGTGGACCTGGAAGGCGGCGAGGCCATCGGTGAGCCGGAGCGCAAGGAGCCTGAAGTCGATCCGGTGCTGCTGCGGCCCATCGATGATCTGGAGCTGACGGTGCGTTCGGCGAACTGCCTGAAGGCGGAGAGCATTCACTACGTTGGTGATTTGGTGCAGCGGACGGAAGTCGAGCTGCTCAAGACGCCGAATCTGGGTAAGAAGTCGCTGAACGAGATCAAGGAGGTTCTGGCCTCCCACGGTCTGTCCCTGGGCATGCGGCTCGAGAACTGGCCGCCGGCAAGTCTGGAACAGGCCGCCGGCTGAGCGGCGTCTCATCAAAGGGAAGGAATTAAGCAATGCGACATCGCAAATCCGGTCGTAAGCTGAATCGCAACAGCAGTCACCGCAAGGCCATGTTCCGCAACATGGCGGCGTCCCTGTTCGACCACGAAGCCATTCAGACCACCTTGCCCAAGGCGAAGGAGCTGCGTCGTGTGGCGGAGCCGCTGATCACGCTGTCCAAGAAGGACAGCGTTGCCAATCGGCGTCTGGCCTTCGCGCGTCTGCGTGACAAGGACGTGGTCAAGAAATTGTTCGAGGAACTGGGCCCGCGCTACGCGGAGCGTCCCGGTGGCTATCTGCGGATTCTGAAGGCCGGCTTCCGTGCCGGGGATAATGCCCCCATGGCCTTCGTGGAGCTGATGGATCGGCCGCAGGCCGAAGAAGCGCCGGCGGAATCCACCGAGGCGCAGAGCGAAGCGTAAGCCTTCGCTTGACGCCGCCGATATGAAGAAGCCGGGCCCAGCCCGGCTTTTTTTGTATGGGCGAGGGCAATCGTGCTACCAGTGTGCTTTTCGCTACGGGAGTGCAGGGGATGAAAATCCGTGTCGATGTAGATGCCACGCCGGAGGAGCTGCGGAGCTTTTTCGGTTTGCCCGATGTGGGCCCCTTGCAGGACGAGATCCTGGCCAAGGTGCGGGAGAAGATGTTAGCCGGCGCCGAAGGTTACGATCCGCTGACGCTGATGAAGCCCTTCCTGCCCGAAGGGATGCAGAGTTTCGAGGGCATGCAGCGTATGTTCTGGGAGGCCATGCGTCAGGGCATGGAGATGAATAGCCGTGGGGGCAAGACGTAGCGGCTGTATAAGATCTGCTACAATGCACGCCGTTTTCCGCCGTTGCCGCTTCGGCAGCGGGTTCTTCAAGCGACCGAATGATTTAGGAGATCGTCCATGAAAGCACCTGTGCGAGTAGCGGTTACCGGCGCGGCGGGTCAGATCGGCTACAGCCTTCTGTTTCGCATCGCCGCCGGCGATATGCTGGGCAAGGACCAGCCGGTGATCCTGCAACTGCTGGAAATCACCCCGGCTCTGGAAGCCCTCAACGGCGTGGTCATGGAACTGGAAGATTGCGCCTTTCCGCTGCTCGCCGGTATTACGACCTCCGACAAGGCGGAAGAGGCGTTCAAGGACGCCGATTACGCGCTGCTGGTGGGCGCCCGTCCCCGCGGCCCGGGGATGGAGCGCAAGGATCTGCTGGAGGCCAACGCTGCGATCTTCTCCGCCCAGGGCAAGGCCCTGAACGATGCGGCCAGCCGCGACGTGCGAGTACTGGTGGTGGGCAACCCGGCCAACACCAACGCCCTGATCGCCCAGCGCAACGCGCCCGATCTGCCGGCCGGCAACTTCACCGCCATGACCCGCCTGGACCACAACCGGGCGCTGGCGCAGCTGGCCAACAAGACCGGCGCGCACACCACCGACATTCAGCGCATGACCATCTGGGGCAACCATTCCGCCACCCAGTATCCGGATATCTTCCACGCCACCGTCAAGGGTCAGGCCGCCAAGGACATGGTGGACGAGCAGTGGCTGGCGGAGCAGTTCATCCCCACCGTGCAGCAGCGCGGCGCGGCCATCATCAAGGCCCGTGGGCAGTCCTCCGCGGCCTCCGCCGCCAGCTCCGCCATCGATCATATGCGCACCTGGGCCCTGGGCACCGCCGAAGGTGACTGGACCAGCATGGGCATTCCCTCCGATGGCAGCTACGGCATTGCGGAAGGGCTGATCTACTCCTTCCCGGTCACCTGCAAGGACGGTCAGTACGAGATCGTACAAGGGCTGGAGATCAACGAGTTCAGCCGCGAGCGCATGATTGCCACCGAGACCGAGCTCAGTGAAGAGCGGGATGCCGTCAAGCACCTGCTGCCCTGATCGGGGCCACGGTTAGAAGGAGGGCGCCCTGGGGGCGCCCTTTTTTGTGTCTGCTGGTTTTATCCTGGTTATAAAAAAAGAGCGTTTTATTATTTTCTGTTTGGCGGCAGGCCCCTTAACCTCCTATCCACGATATGGAAGGAGAGCGCGATGATTCGGGCCGCATTGAGCGAGGCCAGCACTGCCGGCAGGCCGCACGAAGGTGATCTGGTCGCAACGAATCAGCGCCTGGAGCGGATGACGGCGCAGCAGCGTCTGGCTTGGGCGATGGAGGCTTATCCTGACACGCTGGTGGTGTCCTCCAGCTTTGGGGCGCAATCGGCGGTCTGCCTGCACCTGGCGGTGACTCTGCGACCGGATATCCCGATCGTGCTGGTGGACACCGGCTACCTGTTCCCCGAGACCTACCGGTTCGTGGACGAGCTCACTACCCGTCTGGATCTCAACCTCAAGGTCTATCGTGCCGCCCTCAGCCCCGCCTGGCAGGAGGCACGCTACGGGCGCTTGTGGGAACAGGGCCTGGAGGGCATCGAGCGCTACAATCGGATGAACAAGGTCGAGCCCATGCAGCGTGCCTTGAGCGAGCTGGGTGCCGAGGCCTGGGTTGCCGGGCTACGCCGCACCCAGGGGGCCAGCCGCGAGGCTCTGCGGGTGGCCGGCTTGCAGGGCGGGCGGCTGAAATTGCACCCGATCATCGACTGGACCGATCGGGACGTCTTCGAGTACCTCAGTGCCCATGATCTGCCCTACCATCCGCTGTGGCACAAGGGTTATGTCTCCATCGGCGACTGGCACACCACCCGTCCCCTGCACGAGGTGGAGAGCGCGGAGGAAACCCGCTTCTTTGGCTTGAAGCGGGAGTGCGGGCTGCACGAGGCGCTTTGAGCGCTACCTTCCGGGTTGGAAGCGGCCTTGGCCGCGAATGCCTCACCGGCTTGCCGCCACGCCCCCGCTTCTCCTACACCGAGGGCGCCAGCAAGGGCTGGAGGAAGCGGCCGGTGTGGGAGCCTTCCACCTCGGCCACCTGTTCGGGCGTACCCGCGGCCACCAGTTGTCCGCCGCCGTCGCCGCCTTCCGGCCCGATGTCGATCAGCCAGTCCGCGGTCTTTATCACGTCCAGGTTGTGCTCGATGATCACTACCGTATTGCCGTGATCCCGTAGCCGCCGGAGCACCACCAGTAACTGGTCGATGTCGTGGAAGTGCAGCCCGGTGGTGGGTTCGTCCAGGATGTAGAGGGTACGCCCGGTATCGCGCTTGGAAAGTTCCCGAGCAAGCTTCACCCGTTGGGCTTCGCCACCGGAGAGTGTGGTGGCGTTCTGGCCGAGCTTGATGTAGCTCAGACCCACTTCCATCAGCATGTCCAGCTTGCGCTTGAGTACCGGTACCGGGGCGAAGAAGCCCGTCGCCTCTTCCACGGTCATCTCCAGCATGTCGTTGATGTTGCGCCCCTTGTAGCGGATCTCCAGGGTCTCCCGGTTGTAACGCCGCCCCTTGCAGACATCGCAGGGCACGTACATATCGGGCAGGAAGTGCATCTCCACGCGGATCACACCATCGCCCTGGCAGGCCTCGCAGCGCCCGCCCTTGACGTTGAAGCTGAAGCGCCCCGGGTTGTATCCCCGCGCTCGAGCCTCGGGCGTGCCGGCGAACAGCTCGCGGATGGGGGTGAACAGGCCGGTATAGGTGGCTGGGTTCGAGCGGGGCGTGCGACCGATGGGGCTTTGGTCGATGTCCACCACCTTGTCGAGCCACTCCAGGCCGGTGATGTCCTCGCAGGGGGCGGGGGCGGTGTTGGCACCGTTCAGCTCGCGGGCGGCGCGGGCGTAGAGGGTGTCGTTGATCAGGGTGGACTTGCCGGAGCCGGACACTCCGGTGATGCAGCTCATCAGCCCCAGCGGGATGTCCACATCCAGGCGCTGCAGGTTGTTGCCTCGGGCACCGCGGATGCGCAACATGCGCTCGGGCTCCGGCGGGTGTCGCCGGGCGGGCAGGGCGATGGCGCGGCGGCCGCTGAGAAACTGGCCGGTGACGGAGCGCTCGGCGGCGGCGATATCCGCCGGGGGCCCCTGGGCGATGACCTCGCCGCCGTGGGTGCCGGCCCCGGGGCCCATGTCCACCACGTGGTCGGCGGCGCGGATCGCGTCTTCATCGTGTTCCACCACGATCACCGTGTTGCCCATGTCGCGAAGGCGCAGCAGGGTGTTGAGCAGTCGTTCGTTATCCCGCTGATGCAGGCCGATGCTGGGTTCGTCCAGCACATACATCACCCCCACCAGGCCGGCGCCGATCTGGCTGGCAAGCCGTATGCGCTGGGCCTCGCCGCCGGAGAGGGTGTCGG belongs to Alkalilimnicola sp. S0819 and includes:
- a CDS encoding phosphoadenylyl-sulfate reductase produces the protein MIRAALSEASTAGRPHEGDLVATNQRLERMTAQQRLAWAMEAYPDTLVVSSSFGAQSAVCLHLAVTLRPDIPIVLVDTGYLFPETYRFVDELTTRLDLNLKVYRAALSPAWQEARYGRLWEQGLEGIERYNRMNKVEPMQRALSELGAEAWVAGLRRTQGASREALRVAGLQGGRLKLHPIIDWTDRDVFEYLSAHDLPYHPLWHKGYVSIGDWHTTRPLHEVESAEETRFFGLKRECGLHEAL
- a CDS encoding DNA-directed RNA polymerase subunit alpha; this encodes MTGQFKDFLKPRVVDVQAINERHAKIALEPLERGFGHTLGNALRRVLLSSMPGCAVVEVEIEGVLHEYTAIEGVQEDVVDILLNLKDLAVRLHASEEAMLKLSKSGPGVVTAADIEVGHDVEIMNPDLVIAHLTKSGGLTMNIKVARGRGYEPATARTTEEDRPIGRLQVDASYSPVRRVAYDVESARVEQRTDLDKLVMDIETNGVLEPEEAIRFAASVLRDQLSVFVDLEGGEAIGEPERKEPEVDPVLLRPIDDLELTVRSANCLKAESIHYVGDLVQRTEVELLKTPNLGKKSLNEIKEVLASHGLSLGMRLENWPPASLEQAAG
- a CDS encoding DUF6489 family protein, with the translated sequence MKIRVDVDATPEELRSFFGLPDVGPLQDEILAKVREKMLAGAEGYDPLTLMKPFLPEGMQSFEGMQRMFWEAMRQGMEMNSRGGKT
- the rpsM gene encoding 30S ribosomal protein S13; the encoded protein is MARIAGVNIPVNKHTVIGLTSIYGVGHSRAQVICAATGVAPDRKIKDLTEQELEALRTEIGKYIVEGDLRRSVAMDIKRLTDMGSYRGLRHRRGLPVRGQQTRTNARTRKGPRRGPGK
- the rpsD gene encoding 30S ribosomal protein S4; amino-acid sequence: MARYIGPKCKLSRREGTDLFLKSGVRPLDSKCKLETPPGQHGSRRTRISDYGLQLREKQKVRRMYGVLERQFRNYYGEAARRRGATGEELLRMLETRLDNVVYRLGFGSTRSEARQLVAHRAIQVNGRTVNIASFQVKPGDEIAVKEKARSQVRIQAALELNQQNGLVDWVEVDAKKMVGSLKRRPDRSDLSADINEHLIVELYSK
- a CDS encoding malate dehydrogenase, translating into MKAPVRVAVTGAAGQIGYSLLFRIAAGDMLGKDQPVILQLLEITPALEALNGVVMELEDCAFPLLAGITTSDKAEEAFKDADYALLVGARPRGPGMERKDLLEANAAIFSAQGKALNDAASRDVRVLVVGNPANTNALIAQRNAPDLPAGNFTAMTRLDHNRALAQLANKTGAHTTDIQRMTIWGNHSATQYPDIFHATVKGQAAKDMVDEQWLAEQFIPTVQQRGAAIIKARGQSSAASAASSAIDHMRTWALGTAEGDWTSMGIPSDGSYGIAEGLIYSFPVTCKDGQYEIVQGLEINEFSRERMIATETELSEERDAVKHLLP
- the rpsK gene encoding 30S ribosomal protein S11; its protein translation is MAKPTSSRGRKRAKRTVVDGVAHIHASFNNTIITITDRQGNALAWASSGGSGFRGSRKSTPFAAQVASERAGRAALDYGLKNLEVEVKGPGPGRESAVRALNNVGYRITNIADVTPIPHNGCRPPKKRRV
- the rplQ gene encoding 50S ribosomal protein L17 encodes the protein MRHRKSGRKLNRNSSHRKAMFRNMAASLFDHEAIQTTLPKAKELRRVAEPLITLSKKDSVANRRLAFARLRDKDVVKKLFEELGPRYAERPGGYLRILKAGFRAGDNAPMAFVELMDRPQAEEAPAESTEAQSEA